A single Thermosynechococcus vestitus BP-1 DNA region contains:
- a CDS encoding ShlB/FhaC/HecB family hemolysin secretion/activation protein — protein MTLSIFGSTGAVLPALAIPVITPTQQDIQPALPEPSPLPPTSPPVLEPPPSPPSPAPESENVLIPVQKIIVEGSTLFGPAEFDPILKPLEGQQVTLAELQRATDAITKLYLEGGYLTSRAVLNEQVVRDGVIRIQVLEGRLEDIRIEGNKGIIQRYIRSRIALGAGVPLNGNRLEEQLRLLRTDPLFANLSASLRPGTTPQESVLVVRVVPARWLNAAFGLDNHTSPAIAPNRATAFLGYNNLSGRGDSVYGSYAIGNNLGTFDWGASNTVEFGYSLPLNAMNGTLTIRTLQADSEITRPPALAAFNIRSESSIYQASFRQPVIRTIREELAFGIGFLMQSAQTFVLGVPAPISPGANASGYSASRVLEFTQEYTRRDTQGAWVFRSQFNFGLPIFGATENPSPIPDGNFFSWLGQGQRLQLLWADNLLILRTDVQLTPNSLLPFHQFVIGGPLSVRGYSTNALSGDNGLRFSGEARFPVLRTANRRPIISIGPLFDLGVVWNHSRNPAGAVPNNVIAGLGMGLLVQPTPNLDLQLQYAAPLIDLPGQTRSLQSDGIYFSLTVRP, from the coding sequence GTGACTCTATCTATTTTCGGCAGTACGGGGGCGGTGTTGCCTGCTTTAGCGATTCCGGTGATCACTCCCACCCAACAGGATATTCAGCCAGCCCTACCGGAGCCAAGCCCTCTACCACCCACCTCACCGCCAGTTCTTGAACCGCCCCCCTCACCCCCTAGTCCAGCTCCTGAGTCAGAAAATGTTTTAATACCTGTACAAAAAATTATTGTTGAAGGCAGTACTCTCTTTGGTCCAGCGGAATTTGATCCGATTCTCAAGCCCCTCGAAGGGCAGCAAGTGACCCTTGCGGAGCTACAGAGAGCCACCGATGCAATTACAAAACTCTATCTAGAGGGGGGCTATTTGACCTCTCGCGCCGTTTTGAACGAGCAGGTGGTACGGGATGGGGTAATCAGGATTCAAGTTCTTGAAGGCCGCCTAGAGGACATTCGTATTGAAGGGAATAAAGGGATTATCCAGCGGTATATTCGCAGCCGTATTGCCCTTGGTGCAGGCGTGCCCCTCAACGGCAATCGCCTTGAAGAGCAGTTGCGTCTGTTGCGAACGGATCCCCTTTTTGCCAATCTTTCTGCGAGTTTGCGACCCGGCACGACACCCCAGGAGAGTGTTTTGGTGGTACGGGTGGTACCTGCCCGCTGGTTGAATGCTGCTTTTGGTCTGGATAACCATACGTCGCCAGCGATCGCCCCGAATCGGGCCACGGCCTTTTTGGGATACAACAACCTCAGTGGTCGCGGCGATAGTGTCTACGGCTCCTACGCCATCGGTAATAACCTCGGCACATTTGATTGGGGCGCATCCAACACGGTGGAGTTTGGCTACAGCCTCCCCCTCAATGCCATGAATGGTACACTCACCATTCGCACCCTGCAAGCGGACAGCGAAATTACCCGCCCCCCCGCCCTTGCGGCCTTTAATATTCGCAGTGAATCTTCTATTTACCAAGCCAGTTTTCGCCAACCCGTGATTCGCACTATCCGCGAGGAACTGGCCTTTGGCATTGGCTTCCTGATGCAGTCGGCGCAGACCTTTGTCCTCGGGGTGCCCGCCCCCATTTCCCCTGGTGCTAATGCCTCCGGCTACAGTGCTTCCCGTGTGCTAGAATTCACCCAAGAATATACTCGCCGCGACACCCAAGGGGCATGGGTCTTTCGCTCGCAGTTTAACTTTGGTCTGCCGATTTTTGGCGCCACAGAAAACCCCAGTCCAATACCCGATGGCAACTTCTTTAGCTGGCTGGGACAGGGGCAGCGACTGCAACTCCTCTGGGCTGATAACCTCTTGATTTTACGCACCGATGTTCAACTCACTCCCAATAGCCTGCTCCCCTTTCACCAATTTGTGATTGGTGGACCGCTGTCGGTGCGCGGTTACTCAACCAATGCGCTCTCTGGGGATAATGGCCTGCGGTTTTCTGGAGAAGCCCGCTTCCCGGTGCTGCGAACTGCCAATCGTCGCCCGATTATTTCTATTGGGCCGCTGTTCGATCTGGGGGTCGTCTGGAATCATAGCCGTAACCCTGCGGGTGCGGTGCCCAATAATGTCATTGCCGGCCTAGGCATGGGACTGTTGGTGCAACCGACGCCCAACCTAGATCTTCAGTTGCAATATGCAGCACCGTTAATTGATCTGCCGGGTCAAACCCGTAGTTTGCAGTCCGATGGCATTTACTTTTCCTTGACGGTGCGGCCCTAG
- the trpA gene encoding tryptophan synthase subunit alpha — protein sequence MPKISERFEHCRARQRCALIPFLTAGDPDLETTVAALKILDDHGADLIELGMPYSDPLADGPVIQAAATRALQRGTRLEAVLEMTTDLHQQLTAPLILFSYYNPIYHRGVSSFLKAVAQAGIKGLVIPDLPLEEAEPVLAETANLGLELTLLIAPTTSPERMRAIATASQGFIYLVSTTGVTGMRQEMASRVQELLHTLRQITPKPIGVGFGIASPEHARQVRDWGADAAIVGSAFVKRLAEPDQGLAAVAEFCQSLRTALDTP from the coding sequence GTGCCTAAAATTTCTGAACGCTTTGAGCACTGTCGTGCTCGCCAGCGCTGTGCCCTCATTCCCTTTTTGACCGCCGGAGACCCAGATTTAGAAACGACAGTTGCTGCCCTCAAGATCCTAGATGACCACGGCGCAGATTTGATTGAACTGGGGATGCCCTATTCAGATCCCTTGGCCGATGGTCCAGTGATTCAGGCAGCTGCCACCCGCGCTCTGCAACGGGGAACCCGCCTTGAAGCCGTCTTAGAAATGACAACGGACTTGCACCAGCAACTGACGGCGCCGCTCATTCTTTTTAGCTACTACAATCCCATCTACCATCGGGGGGTCTCTTCATTTCTCAAAGCGGTTGCCCAAGCCGGGATCAAGGGGTTAGTGATTCCTGATTTGCCCCTTGAGGAAGCAGAACCGGTTCTCGCGGAGACGGCCAATTTGGGCTTGGAATTGACACTGCTGATTGCGCCCACCACCTCGCCCGAACGGATGCGGGCGATCGCCACCGCTTCTCAGGGATTTATTTACCTTGTCAGCACCACTGGCGTCACTGGCATGCGTCAAGAAATGGCCAGCCGCGTTCAGGAACTGTTGCACACCCTACGGCAGATCACCCCCAAGCCCATTGGTGTTGGGTTTGGCATTGCCAGTCCAGAGCATGCCCGCCAGGTGCGTGACTGGGGCGCTGATGCCGCCATTGTCGGCAGTGCCTTTGTTAAACGTCTGGCGGAACCGGATCAGGGGCTTGCCGCTGTTGCTGAGTTTTGTCAGTCACTCCGCACCGCCCTCGATACGCCCTAG